A single region of the Chitinophaga niabensis genome encodes:
- a CDS encoding YybH family protein, protein MQRILLSIILPLLFALPLKAQKDSVQRVINKEVWVPFIKAFNEGNTEAFLAVHSKDVSRVVENSIWDYKEYAQHTREGNAAMKEHKQAQKLELRFTRRVVNGNRAYDVGYYKGTATDADGTSRSYYGKFTVLLRKEKGQWKILMDQDSPEDASEATFQKASPME, encoded by the coding sequence CTTCCCCTGAAAGCACAAAAGGACAGTGTTCAGCGTGTTATTAATAAGGAAGTGTGGGTACCCTTTATCAAAGCATTCAACGAAGGGAACACGGAGGCTTTCCTTGCGGTGCACAGCAAGGATGTTTCCCGTGTAGTGGAGAATTCCATCTGGGATTATAAGGAGTATGCACAGCATACCCGGGAGGGCAATGCAGCCATGAAAGAGCATAAACAGGCACAAAAGCTGGAACTCCGTTTTACCCGCAGGGTGGTGAATGGAAACAGGGCCTATGATGTGGGTTATTATAAAGGTACGGCTACAGATGCAGATGGCACATCGCGCAGTTATTATGGCAAATTCACGGTATTATTGAGGAAAGAGAAGGGGCAATGGAAGATCCTGATGGACCAGGATTCCCCGGAAGATGCCAGTGAGGCTACTTTTCAGAAGGCTTCGCCGATGGAGTAA
- a CDS encoding SGNH/GDSL hydrolase family protein translates to MRSLLFLSIIILGFRLSTSAQQFKKGDRVCFVGNSITHNGDFWHNVQLYYNTRYPQLGVAFFNCGISGDVTAGILRRMDEDILIHNPTWAVIMIGMNDVNRPLYDAKRRDEPGIKEKQQEALVVYKRNLDSIINIFLAKGVKVILQTPSIYDQTSKMASNNLFGANDALKTCAGYIKEFAAKYKLQVVDYWTMLSTLNAQVQQTDSMATLISQDRVHPAGVGHLLMGWEFLKTIKAPAVVANIVVDQDTKMSQGKSANCVISDLKRDRSTISFTVLEKALPFPVREDQQKALELVPFTDNLNRDIVQFNYLDPGNYVLQIDDVEIGKYFSGELQRGLNLALVPNSPQYQQALKVQALYQKHWKLEGQMRLLRLMEYRHLNVVKGKEKLENVQHYFDTALVKKPDTDGMKKNFIQYLKDKPKEAEIMQALKGSLDSLPLLNKTVAHKFVLKKQ, encoded by the coding sequence ATGCGCTCATTATTATTCCTCAGCATTATTATCCTCGGCTTCCGGCTGTCCACCTCAGCACAGCAATTCAAAAAGGGAGACAGGGTTTGTTTCGTTGGAAACAGCATTACCCACAACGGAGATTTCTGGCATAACGTACAACTCTACTACAACACGCGCTATCCGCAACTGGGCGTAGCGTTCTTCAACTGCGGCATTTCAGGAGATGTAACAGCCGGGATCCTTCGCCGGATGGATGAGGATATCCTTATCCATAATCCCACCTGGGCCGTGATCATGATCGGGATGAACGATGTGAACAGGCCGCTCTACGATGCAAAAAGAAGGGACGAACCGGGCATAAAAGAAAAACAACAGGAAGCCCTGGTGGTCTACAAAAGGAACCTGGACAGTATTATCAATATCTTCCTGGCCAAAGGGGTGAAAGTGATCCTGCAAACGCCTTCTATTTACGACCAGACTTCCAAAATGGCGTCCAATAACCTCTTTGGTGCAAACGATGCTTTGAAGACCTGTGCCGGCTACATCAAAGAATTTGCTGCAAAGTATAAACTACAGGTAGTGGATTACTGGACGATGCTCTCTACACTGAATGCACAGGTACAGCAAACAGATTCCATGGCCACGCTGATCAGCCAGGACAGGGTACATCCTGCCGGAGTAGGGCATTTGCTGATGGGCTGGGAATTCCTGAAAACCATTAAAGCGCCGGCAGTAGTAGCGAACATTGTAGTAGACCAGGATACAAAAATGAGCCAGGGCAAAAGCGCCAACTGCGTGATCTCTGACCTGAAACGTGATAGATCCACCATCTCTTTTACTGTATTGGAAAAGGCCCTGCCTTTCCCGGTGCGGGAAGATCAGCAGAAAGCGCTGGAACTTGTGCCATTTACAGATAACCTGAACAGGGATATAGTACAGTTCAATTACCTGGACCCGGGTAATTACGTGCTGCAGATTGATGATGTGGAAATTGGAAAATACTTTTCCGGAGAGCTGCAAAGAGGGCTAAACCTTGCGCTGGTACCTAATTCCCCGCAATATCAACAGGCCCTGAAAGTACAGGCTTTGTACCAGAAACACTGGAAGCTGGAAGGTCAGATGCGCTTGCTTCGCCTGATGGAATACCGCCATCTCAATGTGGTAAAGGGTAAGGAGAAACTGGAAAACGTGCAGCATTACTTTGATACGGCGTTGGTGAAAAAGCCGGATACGGATGGCATGAAGAAGAATTTCATCCAGTACCTGAAGGACAAACCGAAGGAGGCTGAGATCATGCAGGCACTGAAGGGCTCACTGGATTCTCTGCCACTGCTGAATAAAACAGTAGCACATAAGTTTGTATTGAAGAAGCAGTAG
- a CDS encoding VOC family protein, which produces MKKILLLGLFSCAALTVAAQSRTRPVLNHIALYVQDLQKATVFYRDLLGLDTIPEPFHDGKHTWFAVGPASHLHLIAGAKAKQQGDRNTHICFSVPSVEAFIERLEKAGMEYINWAGEKKKLTVRVDGVKQIYLQDPDGYWVEVNDATK; this is translated from the coding sequence ATGAAAAAAATCCTTCTTCTTGGTCTTTTCTCCTGCGCCGCACTCACTGTTGCCGCGCAAAGCAGAACACGCCCTGTTTTGAACCATATTGCCCTATATGTGCAGGACCTGCAGAAAGCCACTGTATTTTACCGCGATCTGCTGGGGCTGGATACCATTCCCGAACCTTTCCATGACGGCAAACATACCTGGTTCGCCGTTGGACCTGCCAGCCATTTACACCTGATCGCAGGCGCAAAGGCCAAACAGCAGGGCGACCGGAATACACATATCTGTTTCAGTGTGCCTTCTGTGGAAGCGTTTATTGAACGGCTGGAAAAAGCAGGGATGGAATATATCAACTGGGCAGGGGAAAAGAAAAAACTGACGGTAAGGGTAGATGGCGTGAAACAGATCTATTTGCAGGACCCGGATGGATATTGGGTGGAAGTGAATGATGCGACTAAGTAA
- the gndA gene encoding NADP-dependent phosphogluconate dehydrogenase produces the protein MANSLYEFGMIGLGVMGRNLLLNMADHGFAVIGFDKDAEKGKALESSATAGTRVKGVVTLEDMINQLQSPRKIMMLVPAGKPVDDVLEALKPLLSPGDIIIDGGNSHYTDTLRRVISVKAAGFHFMGVGVSGGEQGARTGPSIMPGGDQEAYAHVKPLLEAIAAKVNNEPCVAYLGKGAAGHYVKMVHNGIEYAIMQLISESYELLKKAGLNNDQLHEVYKEWNSGPMQSYLLEITADIFLQNDDKSGQRMIDVILDKAGSKGTGKWTSQDAMDLAVPATIIDTAVSMRTISAYKEERVAASKIYKEPNIPISTETSLFISQVKDALQFATIMCYAQGMAMLHSASSALEMDIPLPEALKVWRGGCIIRSALLSVFYDALKQAPELPNLLLNTAVAEEVKSKEHNMRAVLVQATQTGSPAAGFMAALSYFDAYRSEKLPTNLVQAQRDYFGAHTYQRIDMPGSFHTTWLHH, from the coding sequence ATGGCAAATAGCTTGTATGAATTTGGAATGATCGGTTTGGGCGTGATGGGGCGTAATCTCCTGCTCAATATGGCGGATCACGGGTTCGCCGTGATCGGCTTCGATAAAGACGCTGAAAAGGGCAAGGCCCTGGAATCGTCTGCCACAGCGGGCACCCGCGTAAAAGGAGTGGTAACGCTGGAAGACATGATCAACCAGCTGCAAAGCCCCCGGAAGATCATGATGCTCGTTCCGGCCGGCAAACCGGTGGACGATGTGCTGGAAGCCCTGAAGCCTTTGCTTTCTCCGGGAGACATTATTATAGATGGTGGGAATTCCCATTATACAGATACCCTCCGCAGGGTGATCTCTGTGAAAGCTGCCGGATTCCATTTCATGGGAGTGGGCGTTTCCGGGGGAGAACAGGGAGCCAGAACAGGCCCCAGTATTATGCCGGGAGGAGACCAGGAGGCTTACGCTCATGTAAAACCCTTACTGGAAGCCATTGCAGCCAAAGTGAACAACGAACCCTGCGTGGCCTATCTCGGAAAAGGTGCTGCCGGCCATTATGTGAAAATGGTGCACAATGGTATTGAATATGCCATTATGCAACTGATCAGCGAAAGCTATGAGCTGCTGAAAAAAGCAGGCCTGAACAACGACCAACTCCATGAAGTATATAAAGAGTGGAACAGCGGCCCCATGCAATCCTACCTGCTGGAGATCACGGCAGACATCTTCTTACAGAACGACGATAAATCCGGCCAGCGGATGATAGACGTGATCCTGGATAAAGCAGGGTCTAAAGGAACGGGTAAATGGACTTCGCAGGATGCGATGGACCTGGCTGTTCCCGCTACCATCATTGATACGGCTGTATCCATGCGTACTATTTCTGCTTATAAAGAAGAAAGGGTAGCAGCGTCTAAGATCTACAAAGAACCTAATATTCCCATTTCTACCGAAACCAGTCTGTTCATTTCCCAGGTAAAAGATGCGTTGCAGTTTGCCACCATTATGTGTTATGCACAGGGCATGGCCATGCTGCACAGTGCCTCTTCCGCATTGGAAATGGATATTCCTTTACCGGAAGCGCTGAAAGTATGGAGAGGTGGTTGTATCATCCGTTCTGCCCTGTTGAGTGTTTTCTACGATGCGCTGAAACAGGCCCCGGAATTACCGAACCTTTTGCTGAATACCGCAGTAGCGGAAGAAGTGAAGAGCAAAGAGCATAACATGCGTGCCGTACTGGTACAGGCTACGCAAACCGGTTCTCCGGCTGCAGGGTTCATGGCAGCGCTCTCTTATTTCGATGCTTACCGCAGCGAAAAGCTCCCTACTAACCTGGTGCAGGCGCAACGTGATTACTTCGGCGCCCACACTTATCAACGTATAGATATGCCCGGTAGTTTCCATACCACCTGGCTGCATCATTAA